Within the Glycine soja cultivar W05 chromosome 3, ASM419377v2, whole genome shotgun sequence genome, the region taAGTTATGTAACGCATGTCATCTTGTTTTTttgatagacagtacctacaaaacaaattgGTACAGGCTCCCATTGCTTGATATTGTGGGGTTGACACCAACCGGGATGACtttctctgctgggtttgcatatccGAAGGGTGAGCGCGTGAACAATCTTGTATGGGCACTGGAACGGTTTCGATgcctttttttaagaaacgatCGTCTTCCTGTTGTTATTGTCACAGACAGAGACCTAGCCCTgatgaatgctgtgaaagttgTGTTTCCGGAGTGTAagaatttgttgtgcaggtttcacatagacaagaatgtgaaggcaaagtGTAAATCACTTGTTGGTCAGAAGAATGCTTGGGACTACGTAATGGATAGCTGGGGTAACCTAGTAGATTGTCCTTCGGAACAGGAGTTCCTTGAGCACCTTCAAAGGTTTCAAGTAGCGTGTTCCCCGTGACCAATGTTTACTGACTACGTATGTGAGACATGGATTGTCCCACACAAGGAGAAATTTATCTTGgcctggacgaataaggtgatgcacctaggcaacacaacaacaaataagtatttaaatgttttattatattagtcAAGTTTCTTTTAATGATTGTTTGGATTATTGCTATTAATTTGTCTTCTCTGTTGTgtgttttaaatgtagggttgaatctgctcattGGTCTTTGAAGAGGATATTACAgaatagcgttggagacctctgtagtgtttgggatgcaatgaacaacatgatgacgCTGCAACACACTGAAATTAGAGCATCATTCGAAACAAGTACGCATGTTGTTGGTCATGTTTTCaagaaaaccttatacaagaggcttctggGAATGGTGTCAAGGTAcgttttaaatgaaatttcggTTGAGTTTGAGCGCGTACGTTATTTGAAAGACAATGTGTCTTCTTGTGGGTGTGTCTTGAGAACCACGCtaggtcttccttgtgcatgcgAGCTACAAAGGTATGAGGGTGGCAGCATCCCACTGGATGCAGTCCATATGTACTGGAGGAGACTTAATTTTTCAGACCAGGGGCTATGTGAGGCCGAAGTgagcatcaaggaagagattgatagaatatataaaagattcgatgaacttgatgtttgtgggaAAGTTACTTTCAAGAGTAAACTCTGAGAATTCGCGTTTCCCGATGAGACCTCTATATGTCCTCCTCCAACAAAGGTTAAGACGAAAGGTGCCCCGAAAAAGGTAATGAAAAGAAGCGAAAGATCGACAAAGCGTGATCCATCttattgggagtatgttgatgcttatcATTCGGTTCAAAACAGCAACACCTTAGTCAGACCCAGTGCATCATCTTTTGCACCACCAAAGCCAGCAAGGATGATCcccatgttggatcaatttctgCCATTTATGCATGGTTTCATTGAGGATGTTGTTGATGTGAAAGCGGATGGTAATTGTGGATATCGGTCAGTTTCCACTTTGTTAGGTATGGGAGAAGAGTGTTGGGCCATAATgcgtaatgaattgattaaagaacttggcaaatgGTCGCAAGACTACATAAAGATCTTTGGTGGCACGGAGAGATATGAACAGCTGAGGTTGTCCCTACACGTGGATGGGTTATCCAAGGTAtgtgttttatgctttttaaaaatataagtaatgttTACATGACTGACACGTGAATTTGTTATGTGATTTAGGTTAGTATGGACAaatggatggatataacggatATGGGATATGTAATTGCGTCAAGATATAATGTaatccttttatcattgtcacGACAACAGAGCTTCACATTTTTTCCTCTCAGAAGTCGACCACCAGCCAATTCTGCTGCGCACCGCATAATATGCGTCGGCCATGTGTATGGcagtcattttgttcaggtccaTTGAAAATTCGTTTactcaaataatttcaattattgaatgtgttggtttgtttgtttaacttattattgtaatttcacTTACAACAGGTTTTTTTGAAAGATCGTTGTCCCTTATCGCCTATGGCGttgttgtggtcaagcaatGCGTATCCGGAGGCAAAACAATGGCCAACTGCATATGTAGGTAGAATGCAGCAATACTTAAGCCTAATGACAATTAATACAATGCATGTAGACCTAAGCGGACACTGAACTtgtaatatttatgtatgtatatgtacaTTGGATTTATGTTCATGTAATTAATCAATTGTTCCGTGAACAAGTGTTACTGTGTCAAATTGTTATATTTGTGTTGAACTGAATGGTAGTTATATGTTTCTAAAAAGCCGAAAACCAACTTTTTTGATTTTTGGTGCCTCCGTTTGAGGTGCGATTCGATGGAACGAGgtgatgcttttattttttttggattcctTGACGTGCAAACATGCTAAATAGCGGCCCTGGACAGTCTCAAGCAGCTcccacataatttttaaaaaaacccgaACAGGGGTACTTAGGCATGTTTCTAAAAGGcacaaaaccaattttttttattctttagtgtatgtatatatatggttaaaatatataatttcagaatagttataaatgttaacatttaaattacaaattattttatcttctttattttatatattcaaatgcCATTATAAATGTGACTCATGTGTGtggtttatatttaaatttcaaaccaTGTATTtatagagagacaaacaaaaatcataaatgaTGTAAGTAAATGTGTTTTATGACatacataaacaaatacaaaaattaataatttaagtaaaataaaaatataaatcctaATCTATGCGGTGTCTCTGGGGCGGCCTAAGACTTCCATCTGCGGTGTCACCTCTAGCTCTCCTCAGACAACGAGTCATGATGTCATGCAAGTCAGTGCCCTCAGTGACCATTCTGAGGTTGATGACCCGCTCCAAATCCTCAGCAATCGCTCCTAAATCCTGAGTCATCCCCTGACATCCTTCGCAGTGAACCTGTCACAGTCAAAATAACAAAGTCAgtatcacattttaaaaaaatttaaattatgaaaaactaCAGAAGTTATGCTTACCACTGAATGCGTAGGGAGATCGGTCGCGAGTGAAACCTCGGGGATGGGTGGCTCGACGAACTCCTCATGATGAGGGGGAGGTGGATGTCTCGGCGCAGCAGTCTCCTCGGTCCGCGTGAAGAATGGGTGCGATATCCGaaaaaaccactccatgtagtCTGCCGCCACCTATCCAGGAACTACACAGAGCTCCCCTGAAGGCACCAAATGGTCTGGAAAATTCAACCACCGATCATCTATATCATCACCCGTCAAAGAATCACAAACCGACGGCGGAGGGACCGTCTGAAGGTAGGCAAACTGTCGAAGAACCCGGTCAGGTCGAACGTACACCACAATCTGACCCTATCTGAGTTGGCCAGTGTACGATGATATCAAGTCAAAGGCCTTGACTCCCCGGTGCTCACCATAGGGCATCCAGCACACGTCAGTCACACTCAGGGCATCCAAACGTCTCCGATACGGGGATCCCTTGATCCCCGTCATATGAGCCTTACCCGTAAGCCACCTGCAGGCCCGTGGGCTCCCCTCATCATAAGCATCATGAACGACGGATGTATGCACTGTAGGAAAGTGCTCGTATATCCAGCACTACAAAGACATAGTCAAcatcaatacaaaaaaaagagattcaatgttacttcaatttaaattatcagTGATAATACGTACCTGGAGAAGTGTAATATAACTGCCCAGCTGCCGTGTAGAGGCCTGTGACGCGTCATTCAGATGGTCGTACATGTGGACTAATGCAGCTACCCCCCAGGCGAATCCCCCTGCCTGGGCCAGGTCCCTGAAAGCCTCCAAGTGCACGACATGTACATGGGTTGAACTCTTGTTGGCGAAAAGAGTACAACCCACCAAGTGGAGTAGATACGTGCGGGCTGCTACAACCCATCGTCTGATCCTGCACTGGCTCTGATACAAGTCTCGAAGCCACCCCAACTGGACATGAGGCCCACCAGCCTGTCGGGTCTCAAATGTAGCCTCCTCATGACTGACCTCAAGAAGCTCCGTCAGTAGACCAATGGCGTCTGAAGTAACAAGCGGCTCGAACGTATGCAGCGCGCCAGTGATGAAAAGGTGTAGGAGTGACGTCACGCCATCCAACGTGATCGTCAACTCGCCTACTGGTAGGTGGAACGTGCTAGTCTCACGATGCCACCTCTCGATGAAGGCGGATATCAGTCCAGGATCAGTGGTGATAACAGAACACCTGATCAGTGGACTCAATCCGGTGCCAGCAATCAACCCTTCGATCTTAGGCGTTGGTCTCCCAATTTTATCTACTTTTCTACCGTGGGAGACCAACTTCAGATCGGGTCGTTCCTAAATTGAATAACAATTTACAATAACgtgtatataaaaaacaatccaactacaaataatttttatgtaattagtcAACATTAAAAACTACGTACTCGTCCACTCCAGATGCTGTGTGCGACATGCTCAGCAAAATCGGTCAAAATCGATGGGTCGCGTGGTCCATTGGGGAAACCCTCATCTGCAGCAGGTGACCCCAAGCTCCCATCAGTAGCCACTCCCTTTGTCTGAACAGCATCGGCGGCGCCTGTCATCTCTGGGGTGGCATCAGACACATGAGGAACATCCTCATGCAACTGAGGCACATCCTCAGGTCTCTCTGTCACGTCCTCACGCAGACGAACTTGTTGTCTACTTGCTGAAGCAGTAGGTCTGCGACGCAGAGGAACATCAGCCTCATGCGTATCCTCACTAATGCCTCTACCTCTACCAGCTCCTAacgcacgacctaaacctcgtgttctaaccatgatctgaaatcatgaagaacatttatttttttcggtcaaattaaatattcaaataattggtAACAAAGCTTTGTCATTACAAATTTGTTCAAACACATGTTTTGTATGTTTCTTACTAATTTGGTCAAATTAAGTTTTCAATGTTTCTTGGACATGATGTTCTCATGATATGTGTGACATTCTCATTTAGGATATCTGTGACATTATGCTTCATTATGAGGGACATGTAGAACCAAGGCatgctttttgttttttggtttagTATTTTGAAAATAGGACAAAGAATTTAGGAGACACAATTCTCCTAAAAGCTGAAATTGAATAATGAAATTGTTTGCTTCCAAGGGaataatcaaatcaaacattATAAGATTTACTTCCAAGGGAAATATAATAGACAGAATTTTTGGTTTTTGGATCatgtttaaattctttttatagCTCAAACATGATTAGACAAGCTTATAACATTGCTTAGATTGTGTAGGTATCAGATTAGACAAATTTGTTTTCAATATCAAAAGAATTCCCATTGTAATTGACAGGTTGCAGGctattagattagattagacaaatttcttttcaatatcaaaataaatttagaaacaGAGTAACACAGGAACTTTGTTTTCTTGtctcatattttttcttaattacaaGTGTAACAGTAGTCTAATAGTTGCATATTAGTATCCTaacttacctttttttttcttaaccctctcattcATCAGGGAAAAAGAATCCTAACTAATCCACATAATTTATGCAGTGTATACAGTCATTTATACATCCTAACCAAATGACAGCAAATAACAATTCAATTTAGACATCCTAaccaaatgaaagcaaaatacaATAGGTGATGTATCAAAATTAGGGAGTTTGTGTAAGTTAAATACCATATACACTTTGTAATagcaaataaatgaaaaataattactaatatCATTAAATTGGTGGTTcagacaaaattttcaaaaaaaaaaaataaccaaaaaataccAAAACATGCTACGCGGAAGACGTTTCGAATGTTCTTCCGTGAGAAGGATAGCTTGCCTGCAGAAGAAGGTTCCATAGGTTCTTCCGCGATCAGGAAATGTTGCCTGGGGAAGAAGGTTCCGCAGGTTCTTCCGCGGGATCCGCGGAAGACATAGTTCTTCCGTGGATCCCGCGGAAGAACCTTCGGAACCATCTTTCGTTGGATCCAGCGGAAGAACCTTTGGAACCTTCTTCCGCCGGAACGCGCGGAAGAACCTTCTCCCCTTGCCATTGTATACATAGAAGACGAAGGAAGAAGACGAAcctttttggaaggaaggagaagAACGAAAccaaggaagaagaagcttgcGGGGAGGTTGCTGGGTGCATGGGAGAAGAAGGAAACCGCGGAAGAAAACGTTTTTTAaaacggaagaagaagaaaatgttttttttttaaatatattaacttttattttttaaatgaagggtattTTAGGAACTTCATTCAATTGCTGGGTGCAGCAGCaattttgctgggtgcacctagcaacagccAAAAGCCATAGAATTCAACATTCATggaaatgtctttttttttttttgttttttttttttaagtttgtatTGTTGGTTTCATACCCCTTTTTTACCTTTTGTGCATGCGTTCGGATATAATTATTCTTACATGTCTCTTCTCTATCCCCTGCTTTGATGTCACATTTTCTCTAGTTTCCTCGTGTAGTATCGACTTTCCAGTTTCCAATCTTATGCTTCAATTCCAACTCCAAGTTCTTTTCACTTTCTGTAGTTCAACATAAAATGCTACTATAACTTATCAATAtcactttttcttaatttcccACTCAACATCTAGAACACACTTGAAAAGCTTCTTGGTTAGACTCAACACTCTTTTGCTTGCAAAGTCTTTTAAACAAGCTTTTTCATTATACATTAAACTAACTTATATATTGTAAGTTGTTTAAATATTTACACGTGCTCCGCGAACAAATCTACCTAATTAAATTGCCTTAAACAGGAGAAGACTCATAATCATGTTAAGGACGTCAGACACATGTAAGATtaacaaaatgatttttctttaaggTTGAAGAATCTTAAATTTAACGCATATATATGGGGGCGGGGGCATATTGGAGAAATAtgctatattaatatatatatatatatatatatatatatatatatatatatatatatatatataaatttatacatatataaagaacttttttaatttttatagacaAATGAGTTCATCCATGAAAGAGTGACTGAGCTCAATAACAAATAGTAACAATATAAGTACAATGCAATATCCTTCATGAAAATGTCACGTACagctaattaattattaataatacataATAATTATTGAAACGACATTGTTCAAAAAGAGGTGAAACATTCATGTTCCGATGAATTTGAGTCATCGCAAGGAGAGTGGTTGTGTCTGCCTTCATAGGTAGTTATTACCATACGACAATCTTCAGAGAGTCGTTCAACTCTTTTCTTCACCCTACAGTTGTTATGGGTACAGCGGTAGTAACTTCTGCTCATATCACACAATTGAGATGTCAATTGGATAAGCATGAAACATTCAAAATTAGggtaaaatatgaatttactctatgaaaatgtgattaaatttgattttaatttcctaaaaaaaagttgtttgttttattttttatgatttttaaaacttttgaaaatgATTCCTATTATTACTTATTAATAACATGATTTACATATAGACATGTTATGTCACATATAATCTCACAGTATAGTTGTTAAAGTATCTAAACATATGTTTTAATAACAACTAAAAACCAATACAAAAGAATATATAGCATGCCTTTCATTCTTTGATTatacttgcattttttttagtagaaaTTAAACACGATATAAGAAGATTTATATAATTCGTATATATATCTTATTCAACTAATTGAGTTAaatctttttaataattataccatagtattatttattgaattatgctacaattgtgaaaataaaaaacaaacaaaaacaatccACAACCTGTACGTTAAGTATCTACAATATATTTCACGTCTATTATTCTGTATGCTTTCTCCTTAatgtttaacaataaaaaataaatcattgttAAATATTCTTTGCCCAGAGACACATATACgctataataaaaaacaatgtgATATATTAATGACTGAACGTTGCATgtaatgtataatttatttagctAGCTAGTTAGCTAATCATTTTAActagtttataatttattcaaataatttataagtttatttgattaaaatgactgacaatttaataaacaaatttgTCTTAtgaatttatagttttttttaaatagtactACTTGTATTTAAAGTAGGATATgatcttataatttattattatttttccatttttaacCTCAATATTTGAATAAAGTTTCTCATTTATTCTCTCTTCCAATATTATACTATTCacactaattattttattaaaatattctttttttaaaaaaaaatataagaattcaaaactattaaaataaacgaataaaacaaaattagataaatttataattttgtttacaaataaaaaataatttttataacaaatcataatttgttttatgttattcCTCATTTATTAGCAATTtgaataactaattttaattataaaacatttataattCATTAGTTAGTTTAATGAATTTGAAATGctttataaaattagttattcaacttgcaataaataaagaataacataaaaaaattatgattttttaacttgctaaaaaatgttttataaaatcCTAGGTAAATGGGTTACATATCTTTCATTGAgtccttttgctactaaccctAGATTTTTCAACAATCTTCCCCTTGATTTCTAATTCATCAACGAGACAAGTCACTTGACCAACCTTATCAATTAACCTTGCTCTTGCTCCCCCTCATACCAGGCCCTATTACCACTTGTTGGGGGAGTAACAAGGAGCACTCAGAAATGTTAATGGAATGATAACAAAGGTTATCAAGAAATTGAACACGTACTACATTCATCTCCACCTAAAATCTTAAAGATATTTAGATATATAAATCACATCACTTATATATAGCTTCACTGAACCCTTTCCTAATCAGTGTTGGAGTAACTACACCCAAATCCACCCCACTCCCACACTTGAAATGGGGGGGTGAGATGGAGGAGGttgactgaaaaaaaaaaaagagattggaGTTTGAGATAGGGGAGTGGAGCGAAAAGGGTGGACGGATGATTagagtttcttttatttattatttgtgtgGATGGTTAGAGTTTTGAGATAGGAGGGAGgtcgaaaaaaaaatgaaaagttgatTTTGAGATAAGAGAGTAAGGTAAATAAAGGAGAGTGAAGTAAATAGGGttgattaactttttttttaattaatataattttttgaatgatCAAACTGATATCagtatttcttcaaaaaaaaaaaactgatatcagtatatgattaatttttttgagatAAGAGTAAATgattaaatgttatttaaatatttgtataaaaagattttacaTTCAGAGTCATACACCATCTTCTCGGACAAGTATTTATATCtcctatcaaatatttttatgtttttgatgtacgaaataatttatatttatctaaatttatttaatttttgcttCGTAATCAATACTGTTATAAAACACACTCTAAACAAATTCCTAAAATCATGTGATATGTATATTCACGTAGTAATGTTATCTAAATTAACTAAtagacaaaacaaaatttaaatacgtagtatgcttttatttttgttatgaacATAATCAGACAAGTATTCCTTTTTACGACATACTAGCTTATCttactttattatttgtattttcttattaatttcagtatgttttttttttctttctttctttaatccAAGTTTGGTACTGCATCTTTTCGGGAAGTTTTCGGTTGTTAAAATACACTTGTTAAGATTCAGACAAGTCCCACtgtcattttttaaacttttcaaaCACCTGGCCCGTTAATGTTCTTAATAAGTTCCTATGTTCCTGAAGTGACCATTccaaaaataactttttcatCTTCCTAATTCCACTTCTAAGTACATACCTTTAAGTACAATTTTGTAATGATGGTCTGCAACCGAAGCAAATTACCACCACTTTCTTGCTTGGGTTTGTAATAACGATATACCACTTTAACCCCATTTTGCTTTGGTTCATAAAGTATAAGTCCAATAAAACTATAGAACTTTCTTCCATGCACGCAACATTAGCATAcacataatatatatgttttgggttTAGTGATCTGTTTGTTGCCACCGCGTTTTTCTTTCTCGAAATTATTAGTTACCTTCAGTCTAAGTAACTTTGGTTTTCATCAAATACtagtatttgttttatttatcatGTTTCCTATCCTAACTCCTCCGTAAAGATAATTTTTCCCCTTAAAGATAATATGCTTTAAGCTCTCAAAAGAACCGATTGGAAATTATATTAAGGTGGTGCtacaaattaatatactaactAATTGCCACTTTTTACTTCATTATCGTCACAAATTCGTTGAAAAATAGGTCGTgttggtgtatatatatatatatattatctatttatatgtatgtatgtatcttAGGTTATAGTTTACTgaaatttggtttttaaattataCGTGAAAATCATCAAACAAGCATCTATAGGTTGACAGGTTAACATCTTAACATTATATATGTATTGCGTATGAAAAATCTGCACGTATGCCTCTTTTGATATTTGTATTTAatgattttctgttttttttttcccttcaaatTTCTACCTTCAAACCGAATGTTCATTACTTTTAAGGTAGATATGTGCGGATTTTTCATTAAATGCAAATATCAAAAGAGGAATATCTGAAGAGCTAGGCATATGCCTCTTCAATTTCTAGTCTCTTCAATTTTTCATCAAATACAAATATCAAAAGAGGCATGTGCCTCTTCAATATTTCTAGTATTTTCATTAAATGTTCTTCTTCAATTTCTATCTTCAAACCGAATgctttcaaataaaaatcaacaaatctgCTATATACTTGGATTTGATGATAGTGTATGTAGCTTATTCATTAATAATTCCCCTCTTGGCTCTAGCAAACATATCATAATATCGATCCATGCATGCACAATTCTATTAATTAACGTCTAAACATCTAGTATCAAACTCTGAATCTCTTTACACGGACTTCATTTAATTCATTCACACACCTCCAcaactttttcttaattttttctttacttctgcttgctattttgtttcttctaaagCTAAATTCTGCCATTATGCTTCAACTCAAAAGAGGTAaattaaaagagttttattttaaagagtAAATTCTACACTTGATTCTTCaaagattaatattttttttgggtacatCTTAAAGGTTAATATGATATACaagtcttaaaatatttttaccaaaaaaattattttaatatatatatgcgTGTGAGAGATTGTTGTAGCCTTTTAAAGATCTTTGTCACCACACCATGTTCAATTCTtgaagatttaaattttttgaaagaaaaaaaaaactttgtccATCTTTACCCTTCAAAACAGATTAGTTTTAGTCTATCGACTGAGAAAATATACCCATGTTATAcacccaaaaaattaattatctaaaattttatcatatttatctgttttttgttttacataAAAGTAGaggatgaaatatttttttcacagcTCTTTTGTATCTTTGATCATGGGTACTATTACCTTCTAACTTtagaggaaagaaaatgaggagagaaagaaattttgaaatttgaattaaagaaaaatgaaaaaagattttgtattttattttaaaagtagtatttttcttcaactaaataaaaaatgcatcaTTATTCTTGTTATATCTTTTCTCTATTATCTTTCTCTCATCTAaacatatcattaatgtgtttaGATACATGTTGGACCCACTGCAAAGCAAGTTGCTACACGAACATGTGTTTAGGACCTCATGAATTGGAAGACAAacaagctatatatatatatatatatatatatatatatatatatatatatatatatatatatatatatatataattaaaatggtaaCAGATACTTTTAATTACGGCCATGTAAAagttttctctattttaaaaatgattaaattttgtaataatgtaTGTCTTTTGACTATAAACTTATCATCATAACAAGGGTTTCTTTGTCAATTATTGTAGGCTAAACGGGCTGGTATCTTAATATCTGGTTTTGCTAATTACGACATCCTAATTAACAGTAATGATATAAATCACTGCGTGAGTGATAAAATGAAATAGACTAGTATGTAGGGGAGTAATATGACTGTGagtttataaattaatcaaatatgaaGGTAAATTGTAATATGATAATTAaggcaaaaacaaaaagaaggaaaacagcTAGTGTGAAAGAAATCATTATAACACGGAGGTACATTTGATGCAAAAAACAGCATgggattttctttcaaattttagcCATGAGAGAAATTGGATTGGAAAAATTAGGTAAATTTTAAAGTAGTTACAATGAAAAACTTTAGGTGCAAGTGAAGCCTTTTTAGTGATGGATACCATGGGTGGAAGAAGTTGGTCAGATGAAAATATAGCATGACCGTTGGATGGTTTGGGAACAGAGGACGAAAGAGGGGACCCTATAGTGTACACTATTGTCAAaactctaataataataatccactAAATATTCTCACGa harbors:
- the LOC114405163 gene encoding protein MAIN-LIKE 1-like — translated: MARGEGSSARSGGRRFQRFFRWIQRKMVPKVLPRDPRKNYVFRGSRGRTCGTFFPRQHFLIAEEPMEPSSAGRALGAGRGRGISEDTHEADVPLRRRPTASASRQQVRLREDVTERPEDVPQLHEDVPHVSDATPEMTGAADAVQTKGVATDGSLGSPAADEGFPNGPRDPSILTDFAEHVAHSIWSGRERPDLKLVSHGRKVDKIGRPTPKIEGLIAGTGLSPLIRCSVITTDPGLISAFIERWHRETSTFHLPVGELTITLDGVTSLLHLFITGALHTFEPLVTSDAIGLLTELLEVSHEEATFETRQAGGPHVQLGWLRDLYQSQCRIRRWVVAARTYLLHLVGCTLFANKSSTHVHVVHLEAFRDLAQAGGFAWGVAALVHMYDHLNDASQASTRQLGSYITLLQCWIYEHFPTVHTSVVHDAYDEGSPRACRWLTGKAHMTGIKGSPYRRRLDALSVTDGQIVVYVRPDRVLRQFAYLQTVPPPSVCDSLTGDDIDDRWLNFPDHLVPSGELCVVPG